ggacatttggacagcatttctcatgaaaaagtggataagagttcatacacagcgcagatcataatcagcgattttaaataaagttgttttttaaataaagtttgaggaagcttggtggtggtgatgcgaccatggtgtgctgtagtccgtttatagcctactgttagctttttatatctgacgactttatttaggcttcaaaatatataaatgttgtgttaacttgtaaagattatcttgatagacaaaacgtgtaagtgtcataaccccttgttaaacacagagctttttttttgcgattttccaaaagtctatgggaaaaatgcataggctttcgatcgagggaacccgtgcgccgctaacttccaggttggcctacaaaaacacgtcatccctgaggtactctattacgtgttcagtctattgATGCGTagattttctttacaaagtgacatcgccaactactggcctggcgtgaataatacagcgttttttgtCGTTatcgtggatccgtgtgaacagggatcattttgacaacgttgcCATCTGTAGGCgaaaaactcaaaggaaaaatgtttctgtttttagtacatctttgtcgtgtaaacgtacccttggGGGCCGTTTACActacactgttttcaactataGAAAACTTTATGCGTTTTgaccgttcatttacacaataacatttggggcctgaaaacacaagcttttcaaacgggtttcaaagtgaaagtttttgaaaaaagataCTGTTATCGTcttcatgtaaactacaaaaatacaaatttgtgaaaacggtgacgtcatgcacatgcgtattacgtgttcagtctataggtgtgtagtgtttctttacaaagtgccATCGCCagctactggcctggcagcaaaaacagtgtttttattcgtttttgcggatccgtgtgaaccgggatcattttgacaacgtttTCGTCTGTACGCGGAAAAAATCGAAGGAAAAAcatttccgtttttagtacatcgttgtcatgtaaacaccCTTAGTTTTCATTGTCTTGCCTAGTTCTAGTTCGTTCATTAGTTGTCATAGTTTTAATTAGTCCTCACCTGTTCCCTGTTCAGTTGATTACTTTCCTCATGTATTTAAGCCTTCAGTCTTCTTCAGTTCTGGGTCTTGTGTTGAAGATACATTCTAGTGTGTATTGCTGTGTTGTTCCTggtgtttattaaatgttatgtCAGCGTCTTTCTGCCTCACGAATCTTTGGATCATTACTACAGCTAAACTGTGACAATAGATCCCTATTGAGCCCTTTTCTTTCTAAGAGTGTGACGTgattatgtatttaaaatgtagtttcatgatatctttactttttttttttttctttcagcatAACTCTCATCCAAAGCTTTACCCCGGAGATATTCTTGAGTTTCCCGGCAACAGTTACTTTTCTCATTTTGGAGTTTACTATGGTGAACGGGACGGAGTTCCTTACGTGGCCCATCTGACCATCagaggtgagtgtgtgtgagttagTGTGAAACCTGAAATCATGAAAGCTCATAACGCTTCTCCCATCATCTCTCTTCAAGATTCAGACACCAAACTCCTCCTTTTCGGCCGAGCTATAAACGCTGCGGTAAAGCTTGACCCGCTTGATGTGGTTGGGAAGAAGTACAAGGTAAGAAACTACTTGGATGACAAGCATCCACCTCGAGATTTCTACAATCTCATCAAG
This window of the Ctenopharyngodon idella isolate HZGC_01 chromosome 17, HZGC01, whole genome shotgun sequence genome carries:
- the plaat1l gene encoding phospholipase A and acyltransferase 1 codes for the protein MGLHNSHPKLYPGDILEFPGNSYFSHFGVYYGERDGVPYVAHLTIRDSDTKLLLFGRAINAAVKLDPLDVVGKKYKVRNYLDDKHPPRDFYNLIKPEIDDVMTKNITFDILFNNSEHQATMFRYGVKKSEQIEKVYSKIVPTWKELFEKKKI